Proteins from a single region of Burkholderiales bacterium:
- the aepX gene encoding phosphoenolpyruvate mutase yields the protein MNKPEIVGHLSRPAQLRRLLNSAGIEFIMEAHNGVSARIVQEAGFAGIWASGLALSAQFGVRDSNEASWTQIVDMLEFMSDATEIPILLDGDTGYGNFNNLRRLIKKLEQRGIAGVCIEDKLFPKTNSFLSGERQPLATADEFCGKIKAGKDCQSDADFCVIARVEALIAGWGMAEALKRAAAYREAGADAILIHSKLARADEIVAFAKEWAQRAPLVIVPTKYYSTPTDVYRQARVSLVIWANHMVRAAVDAMQNVARAVHDAQSLVEVEDRIAPVEEIFRLQGAAELAAAERRYIGRDRVETRAVILAASRGQELHTLTETRPKVMLPIAGKPILRRQVDELKKQGINDITVVAGYRADSIDVTGINLVINREHARTGELASLVCAQPWLETDSDNVILYGDLLFRGYILRDLLDSEEELVVIVDSAFGEAASAGRPATGAPDYAYCTAADNRAMLAQNVQLFAISPDRDGELGEANGRWIGMLRVRGAGRQWLLEALAELELRDDFAQLSMRTLLNRIVANGHPIRVLYIHGHWLDVNALEDLDNAGDFAQGRG from the coding sequence ATGAATAAACCGGAGATCGTCGGCCATCTGTCCCGGCCGGCCCAACTGCGCCGACTGCTGAACTCCGCCGGGATTGAATTCATCATGGAGGCGCACAATGGCGTCAGCGCGCGCATCGTGCAGGAAGCTGGGTTCGCCGGAATCTGGGCCAGCGGTCTCGCGCTGTCGGCGCAATTCGGCGTGCGCGACAGTAATGAGGCGAGCTGGACGCAAATCGTCGACATGCTCGAATTCATGTCGGACGCAACAGAGATACCGATCCTGCTCGATGGTGATACCGGCTACGGCAACTTCAACAATCTGCGCCGGCTGATCAAAAAACTCGAGCAGCGCGGCATAGCCGGCGTCTGCATCGAAGACAAGTTGTTTCCGAAAACCAACAGCTTTCTTTCCGGCGAGCGCCAACCGCTGGCGACGGCCGATGAATTCTGCGGCAAGATCAAGGCCGGCAAGGACTGCCAGAGCGACGCTGATTTTTGCGTGATCGCGCGCGTCGAAGCGCTGATCGCCGGCTGGGGCATGGCCGAGGCGCTGAAACGCGCCGCGGCGTATCGCGAAGCCGGGGCCGATGCGATCCTGATCCACAGCAAGCTGGCGCGCGCCGACGAGATCGTTGCGTTCGCAAAAGAATGGGCGCAGCGCGCGCCGCTCGTGATCGTGCCGACCAAATACTACAGCACGCCCACCGACGTCTACCGCCAGGCCCGAGTCAGCCTCGTGATCTGGGCGAATCATATGGTGCGCGCCGCGGTCGACGCGATGCAAAACGTCGCGCGAGCCGTGCACGACGCGCAATCCCTGGTCGAGGTCGAAGACCGCATCGCCCCGGTCGAGGAAATTTTCCGCTTGCAGGGAGCGGCCGAACTGGCGGCAGCCGAGCGGCGCTACATCGGCCGCGACCGCGTGGAAACCCGCGCCGTGATTCTTGCGGCAAGCCGCGGCCAGGAACTGCATACCCTGACCGAGACGCGGCCCAAGGTTATGCTGCCGATCGCAGGCAAGCCGATCCTGCGCCGGCAAGTCGATGAACTGAAGAAACAGGGCATCAACGACATCACCGTCGTCGCCGGTTATCGCGCCGATTCGATCGACGTGACCGGCATCAATCTCGTGATCAATCGCGAACATGCGCGGACCGGCGAGCTGGCCTCGCTGGTGTGCGCGCAACCGTGGCTCGAAACTGACAGCGACAATGTCATCCTGTACGGCGATCTGCTGTTTCGCGGCTACATTCTGCGCGATTTGCTCGACAGCGAAGAAGAACTGGTGGTCATCGTCGATTCCGCTTTCGGCGAAGCGGCGAGCGCCGGACGGCCCGCCACCGGGGCGCCCGATTACGCTTACTGCACAGCAGCCGACAATCGCGCCATGCTCGCGCAAAACGTGCAACTGTTCGCCATTTCACCCGATAGAGACGGCGAATTGGGAGAGGCGAACGGACGCTGGATCGGCATGCTGCGCGTGCGCGGCGCGGGACGACAATGGTTGCTCGAAGCGCTTGCGGAACTGGAGCTGCGCGATGATTTCGCGCAGTTGTCGATGCGCACGCTGCTCAATCGGATCGTCGCCAACGGCCATCCGATCCGGGTGCTGTATATCCACGGCCACTGGCTCGACGTGAACGCGCTAGAAGATCTGGATAATGCCGGCGATTTCGCGCAGGGGCGCGGATAG
- a CDS encoding phosphocholine cytidylyltransferase family protein yields MKAIIMAAGVGERLGLDYPKSLLRFAGKTLIERHIASLQRVGVGEVVLVIGYQADVVRAALAALPAGGLSLSIRLVVNLEYQRGSVLSLKAAAAELRQGEDILLMDADVLYALPILQRLADTPIANCFLIDRNFEPGDEPVKLCVREGQPVEFSKQPRADIACDFAGESVGFFRFAAETAAALAECTERYAAAGCEDAPFEDAIRDLLFAQPQAFGFEDITGLPWIEIDFPDDVERAEREILPRIMTYE; encoded by the coding sequence ATGAAAGCGATCATCATGGCCGCGGGCGTGGGCGAAAGGCTCGGTCTGGATTACCCGAAAAGCCTGCTGCGCTTTGCCGGTAAAACGCTGATCGAACGTCATATCGCATCGCTGCAGCGGGTTGGCGTCGGCGAGGTGGTGCTGGTTATCGGGTATCAGGCAGACGTCGTTCGGGCGGCGCTGGCGGCGTTACCAGCGGGCGGGCTTTCTTTATCGATACGCCTTGTTGTGAATCTCGAATATCAGCGCGGCAGCGTTTTGAGCCTGAAAGCGGCGGCGGCCGAATTGCGCCAGGGCGAAGACATCCTGCTGATGGATGCCGATGTGCTCTATGCTTTGCCGATTCTGCAACGGCTCGCCGATACGCCCATCGCCAATTGTTTCCTGATCGATCGCAATTTCGAGCCCGGCGACGAGCCCGTCAAGCTGTGCGTGCGCGAAGGACAGCCGGTCGAATTCAGCAAACAGCCGCGAGCCGACATCGCCTGTGATTTTGCCGGCGAATCGGTCGGCTTTTTTCGCTTCGCGGCCGAGACAGCGGCTGCGCTGGCGGAATGCACCGAACGCTACGCTGCGGCCGGATGTGAAGATGCACCGTTCGAAGACGCGATCCGCGATCTGCTGTTCGCGCAGCCGCAAGCGTTCGGTTTCGAGGACATCACCGGACTGCCGTGGATCGAAATCGATTTTCCCGACGACGTCGAACGCGCCGAGCGCGAAATCCTGCCACGGATCATGACATATGAATAA